A window of uncultured Methanoregula sp. genomic DNA:
CAGGAACTCAAAATAAAGGACGACAATATCCTCCTGCCGCCGAAAGGAGATGATCTCAAAATTGTCGGGAAATGGTGCGATGCGATCCAGTACACCTGGACCGGAAAAGTTGCCGATGTTGTTGAATTCAAAGCCGACGGGACCTATATCCAGAACACCGGTTCCAGTTCCGCAACCAAAGGCACCTGGGGCAGGCTGAAAGGGAATAACCGGTTAGTAACCAGATACGCGGGAATGACGACTGACGGAACGGATCTCAGGTTTGATTCATCCGGCACCAAGCTTTCCGTGAATAGTATCTACCATATTCGGGTTCCCTGAAGGATATGACGGGTCCTTTTTTGAACATTAATTGGCTGAACCAATCGGAAAACAAAAAGTACAAGGAAAGTAAAGCATGGATTGTCTTGGTAAGAAAGAATGGATCCTTATCTATATCGGGCTGGCTGCGGTCATCATAATCGCACTGGTCCTGCTTGGATTCCTCATAGTGTGTATCGTATGGCCACAGGTTGTGCACGGGACGGGTTCCGTTCAGAATGTCGGGTGTAATGTCCCAGAAAAACCCGTCATGTCCCTACCAACAACACTTCATTCCGATGTATTTGCTCTAATGGCAATCGTATCGACTCAAGGAGATCCTTTAAGGACTTCATGTATACCCCAATCCGGATTACGATAAGGGGAATATATGGGAACGGATTTCCGGGTAAGGTAAAAAAACCAGAGTAGTGATCCCTGTGAGGGGAAAGTCACCGCACAAGATTATCACCGGTTCTGGAACCGTCCGGTGATAATGCAAAGCTCACACACGATTAAATAACCATTTTTATATAAAATAAGCCTGGAGATTAATCAATGATATATATCGTGACAAGGCATGCCGGGGCAATCGCATGGCTTGTGTCAAAAGGATTTATAGGTGAAATTATTGTCCATCTCTCTTCCGATCAGATCCAAGAGGGTAACACCTATATCGGTGTGCTTCCCGTGCCGATGATCAAACGAATTCTCGATGCGGGAAGCAGGTTTTACCTGCTGATCCTCCCGGATCTCTCACTTGACAAACGCGATCGGGAACTCACACCGGTGGAGATGGATGAAGCCGGGGCAAAGTTAGTCGAAGTGAAGACGATTGAGTTGGCACCGGTGGACATTGAAAACCAGTCCTGGAATCACGCTAGACAGAACGAGGGATAATAGATAGCAGATCAGAATGGGAAAATTTCCCGGATTAAGATCTGTGGTCCTCTAACGTTCAGGAGAATATGCATGAAAAACATCCAGCAAAAAAAGAAAGCTATCCTTTTTGGTGGCACTGACGGTCATGGTATCACGATGACAGCAATATCAGAGCGAGCATTAAAATGTCAGGGCTACGATGTTGAGACAATCTGCCGTTATCCGGACAAAACACTTTCACTTCCCCTCACAATAGATCCCACGGAATGCGGGACCGGGATTCCTGAATATTTTTGGGCGTTCACGTTTACCAACTGGGATTATTCTTTGCTCGGACCAGGGGATATCATAATGATTGTCGATATCCCGCTACCGATCCCACAACAAATCAGCGAATTTTCAGCAGCCGAAAAAGGTGTAGAGAAAATACGCCAACTCTGCTCGGATAATAAACGGGTCATACTTATCGATCACCATAAGCATGCCCTCACTCATTATGGCAAAGCCATCGATGCGGGAGCCGAACTTCAGTTCTCTTTAGGCCCGGTCAAATATACCCATTTTGGAATTCCAGATGACTACACCCTGTTTTGGGGTTCTATCGGTGCCGTTTGTGATCGTGATCCCTCCACATTACCTATCGAACCTGAAGAAACAGACGTATTTGCAATGCTTGAACTTCAGGCATTATGGCTCGATAAAGCCAAACTGGATTTGAATAAAACTGGAAATCCACTCGATATAATAAGAAATGATGACCGGCAATCGGTTACTTCAGATCTCAGCCTCGAATCCCAGATATATGCTTTTGATAAAGCAGTCACATTCGTGCCGGAACTGGGCAAACTAGGATTAAAGAAACTTGATGCAGCATGTGCAAAGAATAATACCCCGTATGGTGTTGGAATCGGTATCAATCGCGAGAATCAACATTACATTGTGGTCATCAACTACTGGAAACTCGATTCGATACCCGTTGCACTTAAATTGCACAAATGGAGGGACATTGCCGGGCATGACAGTGCTGTAACTATTCCAATGAAAAATCGTCAGTCCGCAGAAAAAAATGCGAAAAAAATAATTGCTATCTTAAATTCCAATGGGATTGGTACTCCAGGACAGAAAAACAAAGATCCCGATGTTATAGATTATCTTGTCGGGGCTATTGAAAAAAGCCATTCTGACATCCCGGTCTGGCTGACAATTCATGGGTGGCCACATATTGAAACGGTATTTGCCAATACCCAACTTCTCGGAACTCTTATGAATTGCTCCAAGGCTGATCAAACCATCCTAAACTGGTCGGCATTGTTTCACGATCTTGGGAATGGTGCAAATCAATACGCAAAAGAATGTTCTCTGAATGAAGAATATACGAAAGACAACAAAACCGTGCGAAAGTTCCATCATCTATTAACCGTTGATATCCTGAAGTGCTGGAGAAAGAAGGGATTCTGTAAAGCAGGCAATCTAGGAAATGAGCTTATCACTGACGATGACTTCCAGACAATCTGCGAACTTTGTTTCCGGCACAGGAAGGATTCAGAGAAACATATGGATCCCGCGAAGGAAAGATTATGTTCGCTCTTAAGAATTGCAGATGCCCTTGATAAAACAAAAAGCCGGGCACGTAAGAATGATAGCGGTGATCCCGCCTCAAAAGTTTTAAAGAACCTGGCAATTCAGAATACACCTGATTCATGGGAATCCATAAAAAACTGGGAGGGTCAGTTGGCAATCGAGACTATCCGCCTGCATATAACACAAAAAAATAAACAAAACCATATCGTTTTTGAATTTCTGGTAACTGACCGGCAGAAAGCCGGGTTTATGATTGAAGATTTTAAAAAAGAGCTTAAAACTCTGGACAAAAATATTGCAACCTGGGATGTCAAGACCGTATTGATCCCACTTTTTAATTAATTTTTTATCGCCGTTTGAGAAAGAACCATTTCCTCCTTTCCTTGATAACGGAACTCGGTGGTACTTATGAGGATTCTAGAAAAAAAAACGAGAGGTAATACCTTACGACTATTATATCATTGGTTTAGATATTGAAAAAATAATTTCAATATCTTTATTATTCCCCTCTGCTTATAAGGGCTTTATGAGGAAAAAGTGGCTTTTTGGACTCATTGTTCTTTTATGTGTTGCTGTTATTGCTTTGCCCGTCTCTGCCGCAATCCAACAATCAATAACCACAAATTTTGATGCTCAGGGAAAAACTCCCGCATTCGGTGAAGAGATTGCTTCAACACTGGTGATCTCGGCCGGAGATAACGACATAAAAGATCTTCTCATCAATTTCTACGATGCTGATGCATATATCGATTACAACTCTTTTAAAAAGGAGATTAATCCGGCCGGCGCTTCAGTGAATATTACTCCAATTGCTCAGGGTTTTGCCATCGATAGTCTGCCAAAAGGAGTGGTTGTGACAATCACGTTCAATGCGTACCCCAAGACATTGCAGCAGGAGAAACTTCATGTTGCTGATATTGGATTCCGTTATACCCAGTTAGGGGAGAGAATCGAACCTACCGCAAATAATCCTGAAGTTCCGGTAAAGGCGGATATGAAGTCATCAGCTTACTACACCTATGAAAACACCCGAGGGGAAATCGAACGGAACAGCATCGGACTTTATATAGGTGTAATAATGGCATTGGTTGCAATCATTGCTTTTATTATCATGTTCGTCAAGCGGCGGGAGTATACCCAGGAAATTCTTCGGATTCAGGAAAACAAAAACCAGCTCCTGGGAGAAATCTACCGTAAAGTTGAGCTTGCGGAAACCAATCCGGCTGAATATGACTCGTTAAAGAAGAGACTCCGCGATGAGATGGGTTCCAATTCTGGTAAGGAAAAAACTGTTTCAGGAAATGACGGAGGAAAAAAGCCGCCCCGGAATACTTCCGGCGGATTTGAGTAATGAGGTGAAATGATGACAATTCCAACACTTGTTATTGGTATGGGAATGGGCGGTATCCGCGTTGTCCAGACCTTTGCTGATGTGGTCAATGAAGCAAAGCAACGGGAGTTTTATGAATTTGTTGCTATCGATTCAAACAGGAAAGATCTATCCGAAGTAATCAGATCAGGTCAGGGAATCCAAACGGTTCCTATTGATGAAACTGGGTTTGCAATCGACCAGATGATCCGGAAGGCCGAGTATCTTTACGAAGGCGTATCTCCAACCGGGGGTGGGGCTATCCGGGATCGTGTCTATGCCAGGTTTTTATTCGATCTGAATTCTGATAAAATAACTTCTGCCCTTGAAGCCGCGATGGTGAAACTGAAAGGAAAATGGCAGGATAAGAAAGATGTTCAGAATCGGCGGGTTTTGATCTGGGTTATTCATACTCTTGGAGGAGGTACGGGCAGCGGGGCATTTCCTTCACTCATTGCCAAAGTACGGGAATTGGCTGAAGGGAACCTGAATGAATATCAGGTTACTCCTATTATTTCGTGCATCGGGATTCTTCCCTCTGCTACGAATGTCAAAGATATCAGTTCTGCAAAATTTGATAAAAAATACACTGCCAATGCCTACGCCGCGCTCTGTGAAATCAAAAAAATGAGCGAAGGCAGGAATCTGACTATCCCCACATTTAACACCCATCCAAAAAAGGATATCATCATCTCAAAACGGCCATTTGACCATTATTTCCTCTTTGGTGTGGATGAAGATGCAATAGTACGACTGCGCGACGGGAAATCTGATGAAGCTGAAGAATATCTCGAAGATGCAAATAACCAGATTGCCTGCATGATGCATTATCTGCCCTATTATCCAGGTGGAATTGAGAATCTCTGGCATAATATGAAAGCCCAACCGTTCACGGTCTTCGGGGAGAGTGAGATTACAGTTCCACTTGCAAAAATGCGGGAGTATGCTAAAGAGAACGATGCGCTCGGAAAAACCCCAAGCGCAGAAAAAAAGAAAGCTCTATCGGATCGTGCTACAACATTGGCCGGATCACCAACCGATGTTTTGAATGAAACCCGAATTGAGAATGAGTGTCAGTCAGTCGCTGGAAGCGAACGGCTGCGTGGGCTGAGTTATTTCCTTGGTCAGGTTCAAAATGAATTTAACAAGGAATACGTACGGGTCGAGACAGATTTCACCGATAAGATCGAGAGCCTTTGGGAAAAACTCAAATGCAAAGACTGGGCTTACGATAAAATCAAAAATTATGACAATGAAAATGTCGATTCTAAATACAAGAGAATCGATGACGTTGTTACATATCGCATCGAAGACAATAAAAAATTCATTGCCTCGTTGATGAATGCACCGTTATTCATTCAGAAAAATGAACGTAAGAACCAGAATATTACGAATGGTATACTTCTCAACGATCTCCGGAATGATTATGATCGGTTTTTCAAAATCAGAAACCTGAAGTCATTTATTGATGGAAGGATCGGTGAACGGTTCAAAGACATTACCGGAACAAAAGATCTGGGTGCAGAAAATATTACTCACCACATCCGTACACGTGAAAACGAACTTAGAATTTCCGGAGAGCATTTATGCGATAGTGGTATCGGGAGAGTTATCAAACTGGGTGTTCCGGATAATAAAATCGGCCAACTTACCCTGTCTGATCCTAATGGAATAAATGTCTCCAAGTTAACCAGCATGCCGGAATTTCTTGAAATTCTTGGTATTGATGATGCCAAAGCAGAGAAACTGTTTAAAAACCGCATTGAACTGGCATCCAATTATGCGGTCAAGGTGGCAGTTGGCCTCAGTAAACACCAGGTAAACCGGTTGCCAAGCGAGAAAGAGCTGCATGCAATCTTTCCCTCGCAGAACGAACCGGTTCTTGCAAAATTCAGCCACCTGCTCAATGAGTGGAAACTAGAAAGAATACCTGTCGATAGTGTTGCTCCGGACAGGATTGCTTTTATTCCATTCCAGATTGGTATTGAAATTGACGATACCAAGGATTTTGCCTACCGTGAAGATGAATACAAGAATGGAGACCTTGCAAAAATTATCGGGATGGAGAATATCGGTATAATCTTCGCGCACCCAGAATGGTTCCCGGAGGATCCGAATGTCCGACGTGCATATCCGCACTTGTTTCCTGAAAAATGATTTGTAGTTCGGGTAATTACAGTATTTTTCCTTTTTTTAGTAAAAAACATGGAATCATTACTTTGGGTTTTTATCACGACAAAAATGAATGCCGATAGCCACATTAAAAGTGTTGCTATGGAGAATGTCGATAGCTGTCCCTCTTGAAGAAATTGGTTTAGAGAACAAAACCACGAATGAAAAGTGCTGCTATGGGGATTCGAACCCCAGTCGCGGGCGTGAAAGGCCCGCATGATTGGCCGGACTACACTATAGCAGCGTGTTGTCCTATCTAGTTTCTCGTAACGTCATAAATAGGTTATGGATGGGGACGGGGTGACGGGAGCAGGGCGCTCTCCAAACCGGGTAATTCCGGGAAGCGGTGAGCCGGGCAATCCGCGCAGCGGAGAGGGGGGGGCCGGCCGGAACCGGGGCGTTTAGTTTTTCGTGCAGACAAAAAATTCTGCCGGGCGAAAAATGCCGGAAGATCCCGGAACAGCGTTCTGACCCGGGCAGATCTCCCGGAACCGGTCCTTCCGATTTTTCGTGCAGACAAAAAATTCTGCCGGGTAAAAAATGCCAGAAGATACCGTAAAAGCATGGTGACACCAGCGGATCTCCCGGAACCGGGGGGTCCGGTTCCCGTATCACTCCCAATATCGCCCCCGTACATACCTTTTCCTGAACGCCGGTCAGGAAAACACCCATTTTTCCCGTTAAAAAAAGCCCGGCAATACCCCTCCGGGAGCCCACCTTAAATTTCGGCCGCCATGGGCGCCGGGCAGGGTCCGGGCCACGATCCGTAGGGCAGATCATGAAGTTTTTGCGCAATTTCTCGGGCCGCTAAATTGCACGGTTTTATTCCGCGATAACGGGTTTTTTTCAAGAACCGGGCGAATATTGGGATATTTTTCTACTCTGTTGGCACCATTTCCACTGCCGAATTTTTTTAAGAAAACGGCCCGGAAAGCCCTCCGTCGGAGAATGGTCATGGGGGGAGATACAGTCCCTGATACTATGCCAGGCGGGGGGCATCCGGCGGAGACCGGGGATCCTGCGGGTACGAGCGGTTTTTTGTGCGCAAAAAATTTCGAAAACTACCGGGTTCGTTTCAGGAAAAAGTTCCGGGAATTTTCCGGAAAGAAAAAAATACAATTATCCGGACAGGCAGGTTTTTAAAAAAAAACCGGACGGTTCGCGGACTCCAGATTAAAAATTATTTCTTAGTGATGGGATAGCCTTCCTTCTCGGTGACGGTCTTGAACGCGGCCATCAGCTGGCGCGTGATCGGGCCGGGCTTGCCCGAGCCGATGATCCGGCCATCCACCCAGGTGATCGGTGCAACTTCGGCAGCCGTACCCGTGCAGATCATCTCGTCTGCAGTGTAGAGATCGAAGTACCCGAGGTTCTGCTCCTTCACCGTGATGCCATGGGCCCGGGCGATCTCAAGAAGGACCATCCGCGAGATCCCGCGAAGGTTGTTGAGGGTCGGGGGCGTGAGGATCTCGCCGTTCTTGACAATGTACAGGTTGTCGCCCGAACCTTCGGAGATGTACCCGTTCGTGTCAAAGAAGATTGCTTCGTCCCCGCCCTTGTAGTTCGCTTCGATCTTGGCAAGGATGTTGTTGAGGTAATTGAGACTCTTCACGTTCGGCGGCAGGCATTCGGCCGGGTTGCGCCGGATCGAGACCGTGACTCCTTTGAGCCCCTTCTCGTACAGGTCGCCGTACATTGCGCCCCAGGTGACCGCGACGATGACCACCGATGCGACTTTGCACTTGCGGGGATCGAGGCCAAGGTCCCCGACCCCGCGGGTGATGATCGGCCGGATATACGCATCCGTGAGATTGTTTCTCCGGAGCGTCTCGCAGATGGCCTCCGTCATCTCATCTTTTGTTATCGGGCACTGGAGATCGATGGTTTTCGCTGAATCATAGAGCCGGTCGATGTGCTCCTTGAGCCGGAACACCCTGCCATTGTAACAGCGGATGCCCTCGAACACGCCGTCGCCATAGAGGAATCCGTGGTCGAAGACAGAGATCCTGGCCTCTTCTTCCGGAAGGTACTTGCCGTCCTTGTAAATTATCATAGATGTGATTGGGGCGGCCGGGGTTTTGTAGTTTTTTCTTTTGTACGGCAGGCATGCCCGCGTGGTGCAGCACACATAAAATTGATATACATCCGGGGAGTTATGTGACACAACGAGTAATGGCGGGGATTTTGGGAGCACGAGGTTTTTACATGGCTGACAAGAAAACAGGGCTGATTGAGGAGACTGTTGCGGCCGGTCCCTCTTCGGTAGATCTCTTCCGCACGGTCTTTGAACGCATCCAGACCGCGATCATGGTTGTTGATCCGGTTCTCCATAAAATTGTCGATGTCAACCCCCTGATGGAATCCCTTACCGGTTTCTCCCGGAACCAGCTGCTGGGAAACGGCTGCCAGGGATTCGTCTGCCCGGTGAAATGCGGCGAATGCCCGATCACCGACCTTCACAAGAATGTCCTGAACATCGAGAGCGAGATCATCAATGTGAAAGGCGAACGGGTGCCGGTCTTAAAGACCGTTGCGAAAGCGGATATTGGCGGGAAGGAGTACTTAATCGAGAGCTTCACCGATATCACGGACCGGGTAAGGGCCGATGAACGCCAGCTCGCCCTCATCGTCTTTCTGTCGGAATCGATCCTGCGGGCAAAAAAACCGCTCGAACTGATGCAGGCAGACTTCCGCGAGCTTGCCGGGCAGGTGGCAAGCGGGGATTACGATGCCGAGGATATCCGCATGCAGCTCCAGATGCACGCAAACAACCTTGGACAGATCCTCATAAACATCGAAGAACTCCAGAAGAACGCTGTTGAAGGCCGGACCTCCGATCTCCCCCTGGAGTACAGGGAATTTTTCGTCAGGAAGTGACCCTGAGTGGATACGCCCCAAAAAACCATAGAGAATCAGGACAGCATGCTCTGCCTGATCCTCTCTGAACCGGATAAAACCCAGGACATGAACCTGATGGTCATGAAGAGGATCATAGAGCGGGGCTGCATCCCCCTCATCGTCACGGTCAACAAGCCGGCCAAAGTCCTTGCCAAGATGTACGCAAAGGAAGCTATCAGCCCCGAATCCTATTACGTCATCGATGCCGTGACCCAGTATTCCGGCGGGACATGTACCCCCGGCCCCCGGGTGAAATATGTCACCAATCCCTCGAACCTCACGGATCTCGGCATTGCCATCACAGAACTGTTGAAGCAGATGCCGGAAGGAAAAAAATGCATCATGTTCGACTCAGTGAGCATGCTGCTGATCCACATCCCCTCGGCGACAGCCTCGAAATTCCTCC
This region includes:
- the csx16 gene encoding CRISPR-associated protein Csx16, yielding MIYIVTRHAGAIAWLVSKGFIGEIIVHLSSDQIQEGNTYIGVLPVPMIKRILDAGSRFYLLILPDLSLDKRDRELTPVEMDEAGAKLVEVKTIELAPVDIENQSWNHARQNEG
- a CDS encoding tubulin-like doman-containing protein; translated protein: MMTIPTLVIGMGMGGIRVVQTFADVVNEAKQREFYEFVAIDSNRKDLSEVIRSGQGIQTVPIDETGFAIDQMIRKAEYLYEGVSPTGGGAIRDRVYARFLFDLNSDKITSALEAAMVKLKGKWQDKKDVQNRRVLIWVIHTLGGGTGSGAFPSLIAKVRELAEGNLNEYQVTPIISCIGILPSATNVKDISSAKFDKKYTANAYAALCEIKKMSEGRNLTIPTFNTHPKKDIIISKRPFDHYFLFGVDEDAIVRLRDGKSDEAEEYLEDANNQIACMMHYLPYYPGGIENLWHNMKAQPFTVFGESEITVPLAKMREYAKENDALGKTPSAEKKKALSDRATTLAGSPTDVLNETRIENECQSVAGSERLRGLSYFLGQVQNEFNKEYVRVETDFTDKIESLWEKLKCKDWAYDKIKNYDNENVDSKYKRIDDVVTYRIEDNKKFIASLMNAPLFIQKNERKNQNITNGILLNDLRNDYDRFFKIRNLKSFIDGRIGERFKDITGTKDLGAENITHHIRTRENELRISGEHLCDSGIGRVIKLGVPDNKIGQLTLSDPNGINVSKLTSMPEFLEILGIDDAKAEKLFKNRIELASNYAVKVAVGLSKHQVNRLPSEKELHAIFPSQNEPVLAKFSHLLNEWKLERIPVDSVAPDRIAFIPFQIGIEIDDTKDFAYREDEYKNGDLAKIIGMENIGIIFAHPEWFPEDPNVRRAYPHLFPEK
- the ilvE gene encoding branched-chain-amino-acid transaminase yields the protein MIIYKDGKYLPEEEARISVFDHGFLYGDGVFEGIRCYNGRVFRLKEHIDRLYDSAKTIDLQCPITKDEMTEAICETLRRNNLTDAYIRPIITRGVGDLGLDPRKCKVASVVIVAVTWGAMYGDLYEKGLKGVTVSIRRNPAECLPPNVKSLNYLNNILAKIEANYKGGDEAIFFDTNGYISEGSGDNLYIVKNGEILTPPTLNNLRGISRMVLLEIARAHGITVKEQNLGYFDLYTADEMICTGTAAEVAPITWVDGRIIGSGKPGPITRQLMAAFKTVTEKEGYPITKK
- a CDS encoding PAS domain-containing protein, translated to MADKKTGLIEETVAAGPSSVDLFRTVFERIQTAIMVVDPVLHKIVDVNPLMESLTGFSRNQLLGNGCQGFVCPVKCGECPITDLHKNVLNIESEIINVKGERVPVLKTVAKADIGGKEYLIESFTDITDRVRADERQLALIVFLSESILRAKKPLELMQADFRELAGQVASGDYDAEDIRMQLQMHANNLGQILINIEELQKNAVEGRTSDLPLEYREFFVRK